In a genomic window of Scyliorhinus torazame isolate Kashiwa2021f chromosome 5, sScyTor2.1, whole genome shotgun sequence:
- the LOC140421484 gene encoding uncharacterized protein isoform X1 produces MQKEVFFRSEIVSQGVRRGGFKVQICKPNITSGSDRVSNLSYPEHHRTLNMEGKSIVHSGTKPYTCCVCGRGYSRSSGLTSHKCSHTEEKPWKCGDCGKGFTSPSQLEIHRRSHTGERPFTCSKCGKGFTRSSHLLSHQRVHTDERPFQCPDCGKCCKSSVELMSHQRVHSDEKPFRCSCCGTGFRRLSHLTEHQRVHTGERPFACSKCGKGFTQSSTLQKHQRVHTRERPFRCPDCGKCCKSSGNLMSHQRVHTDEKPFRCSHCGTGFRHSSQLTGHQRIHTRERPFACAQCGKGFIQSSALLSHQRVHTGERPFTCSECGKGFKMSSNLQKHQRVHTDERPFQCPDCGKCYKSSGELMSHQRIHTDERPFRCSHCGTGFRRSSNLTVHKRVHTGERPFTCSECGKGFTQSSDLRKHQRGHK; encoded by the coding sequence tttcacagggtgttcgaaggggaggcttcaaagtccagatatgcaaaccaaatatcacatcaggatctgacagagtttccaatttatcatatcctgaacatcatcgtactttgaacatggaaggaaaaagcatcgttcacagtgggacaaaaccatacacgtgttgtgtgtgtggacgaggatacagtcgatcatcaggcctcacaagccacaaatgcagtcacactgaggagaaaccgtggaaatgtggggactgtgggaaaggattcacttccccatcccagttggaaattcatcgacgcagtcacactggggagagaccattcacctgctccaagtgtgggaagggattcactcggtcatcccacctgttgagtcaccagcgggttcacactgatgagagaccgtttcaatgtccagactgcggcaaGTGCTGTAAAAGTTCTGTGGAACTGATGAGCCACCAACGTGTTCACTCTGACGAGAAACCATTTAGGTGCTCTTGCTGCGGGACTGGATTCAGACGATTATCTCACCTCActgaacatcagcgagttcacactggggagaggccgttcgcctgctccaagtgtgggaagggatttactcagtcatccaccctgcaaaagcaccagcgagttcacactagggagagaccgTTTCGATGTCCTGACTGCGGGAAGTGCTGTAAAAGTTCTGGGAATCtcatgagccatcaacgtgttcacactgacgagaaaccgttcaggtgctctcactgcgggactgggttcagacactcatctcagctcactggacatcagcgaattcacactagggagaggccatttgcctgcgcccagtgtgggaagggattcattcagtcatcggccctgctgagtcaccagcgagttcacactggagagagaccgttcacctgttcagagtgtgggaagggattcaaaatgTCTTCCAACCtacagaagcaccagcgagttcacactgatgagagaccgttccaatgtccagactgcgggaagtgctataaaagttctggggaactgatgagccatcaacgtattcacactgacgagagaccgtttcggtgctctcactgcgggactgggttcagacgatcatctaacctcactgtacataagcgagttcacactggggagaggccattcacctgctccgagtgtgggaagggatttactcagtcatccgacctgcggaagcaccaacgaggccacaagtaa
- the LOC140421484 gene encoding uncharacterized protein isoform X2: MEGKSIVHSGTKPYTCCVCGRGYSRSSGLTSHKCSHTEEKPWKCGDCGKGFTSPSQLEIHRRSHTGERPFTCSKCGKGFTRSSHLLSHQRVHTDERPFQCPDCGKCCKSSVELMSHQRVHSDEKPFRCSCCGTGFRRLSHLTEHQRVHTGERPFACSKCGKGFTQSSTLQKHQRVHTRERPFRCPDCGKCCKSSGNLMSHQRVHTDEKPFRCSHCGTGFRHSSQLTGHQRIHTRERPFACAQCGKGFIQSSALLSHQRVHTGERPFTCSECGKGFKMSSNLQKHQRVHTDERPFQCPDCGKCYKSSGELMSHQRIHTDERPFRCSHCGTGFRRSSNLTVHKRVHTGERPFTCSECGKGFTQSSDLRKHQRGHK; encoded by the coding sequence atggaaggaaaaagcatcgttcacagtgggacaaaaccatacacgtgttgtgtgtgtggacgaggatacagtcgatcatcaggcctcacaagccacaaatgcagtcacactgaggagaaaccgtggaaatgtggggactgtgggaaaggattcacttccccatcccagttggaaattcatcgacgcagtcacactggggagagaccattcacctgctccaagtgtgggaagggattcactcggtcatcccacctgttgagtcaccagcgggttcacactgatgagagaccgtttcaatgtccagactgcggcaaGTGCTGTAAAAGTTCTGTGGAACTGATGAGCCACCAACGTGTTCACTCTGACGAGAAACCATTTAGGTGCTCTTGCTGCGGGACTGGATTCAGACGATTATCTCACCTCActgaacatcagcgagttcacactggggagaggccgttcgcctgctccaagtgtgggaagggatttactcagtcatccaccctgcaaaagcaccagcgagttcacactagggagagaccgTTTCGATGTCCTGACTGCGGGAAGTGCTGTAAAAGTTCTGGGAATCtcatgagccatcaacgtgttcacactgacgagaaaccgttcaggtgctctcactgcgggactgggttcagacactcatctcagctcactggacatcagcgaattcacactagggagaggccatttgcctgcgcccagtgtgggaagggattcattcagtcatcggccctgctgagtcaccagcgagttcacactggagagagaccgttcacctgttcagagtgtgggaagggattcaaaatgTCTTCCAACCtacagaagcaccagcgagttcacactgatgagagaccgttccaatgtccagactgcgggaagtgctataaaagttctggggaactgatgagccatcaacgtattcacactgacgagagaccgtttcggtgctctcactgcgggactgggttcagacgatcatctaacctcactgtacataagcgagttcacactggggagaggccattcacctgctccgagtgtgggaagggatttactcagtcatccgacctgcggaagcaccaacgaggccacaagtaa